A region from the Aegilops tauschii subsp. strangulata cultivar AL8/78 chromosome 5, Aet v6.0, whole genome shotgun sequence genome encodes:
- the LOC109765189 gene encoding receptor-like cytoplasmic kinase 176, with the protein MGNCWGTRIKDGSTHPGASGMFSRGSGKDGSRLSACSSRASSASMPPSAKTECEILQSANVKVFSYNDLRLATRNFRPDSVLGEGGFGSVYKGWIDEHTLSACKPGTGIPVAVKRLNLEGLQGHREWLAEVNYLGQFCHTNLVKLIGYCLEDEHRLLVYECMPRGSLENHLFRRGSHFQPLSWNLRMKVALGAAKGLAYLHSAEAKVIYRDFKTSNILLDTDYTAKLSDFGLAKDGPVGEKSHVSTRVMGTHGYAAPEYLSTGHLTAKSDIYSFGVVLLEMLSGRRAIDKNRPQGEHNLVEWARPYLTHKRKIFRVLDTRLEGQYSLNGAQTIAALAVECLSFEAKMRPSMDAVVSILEGIQDSSDPARRPADPTRRPAAERPQDPKSGSKTAPGASNSGKGRRKSSGDLLKEPGRDPKPSAYSS; encoded by the exons GAATGTTCTCAAGGGGTAGTGGTAAAGATGGGAGTAGGCTTAGTGCCTGCAGCAGTCGAGCTTCTTCGGCTTCCATGCCTCCAAGTGCAAAGACTGAATGTGAGATCTTGCAGTCAGCCAATGTTAAGGTCTTCAGTTATAATGATCTCAGGTTAGCCACAAGGAACTTCCGTCCTGACAGTGTGCTCGGCGAAGGAGGGTTTGGATCTGTCTACAAAGGATGGATTGATGAGCATACATTGTCAGCTTGCAAACCTGGTACTGGAATACCTGTTGCTGTGAAAAGACTCAACCTGGAGGGTTTGCAAGGGCACCGAGAGTGGTTG GCTGAAGTTAATTACCTAGGTCAGTTTTGCCATACCAACCTTGTCAAGCTAATTGGGTACTGCTTAGAGGATGAACACCGGCTCCTGGTGTACGAGTGCATGCCACGTGGGAGCTTGGAAAATCATCTTTTCAGGA GGGGCTCACACTTTCAACCTCTTTCATGGAACCTAAGAATGAAGGTTGCACTTGGAGCTGCTAAAGGACTAGCCTACCTTCACAGTGCAGAGGCTAAAGTTATTTATAGAGATTTTAAGACATCCAATATTCTCCTTGACACA GACTATACCGCAAAACTCTCTGATTTTGGATTGGCAAAGGATGGCCCTGTTGGTGAGAAGAGTCATGTGTCCACAAGGGTAATGGGAACACATGGTTATGCAGCTCCAGAATATCTGTCAACAG GCCACCTCACTGCCAAGAGCGACATCTATAGCTTCGGGGTGGTGCTTCTGGAGATGCTGTCAGGCCGTCGCGCCATTGACAAGAACCGTCCCCAGGGCGAGCACAACCTTGTCGAATGGGCCCGGCCATATCTCACACACAAGCGCAAGATATTCCGTGTCCTTGATACCAGGCTAGAAGGCCAATACTCCCTGAACGGAGCCCAGACAATTGCTGCCCTCGCTGTCGAGTGTCTGTCCTTTGAAGCTAAGATGAGGCCGTCCATGGACGCCGTAGTCTCTATTCTGGAAGGGATACAAGACTCCAGCGACCCAGCCAGAAGACCGGCAGATCCAACCAGAAGACCGGCAGCAGAGAGGCCTCAAGACCCCAAGAGTGGAAGCAAAACGGCGCCCGGCGCAAGCAACAGCGGCAAAGGTCGCCGTAAAAGCTCGGGAGACCTTCTGAAGGAGCCTGGCCGAGACCCAAAGCCGTCGGCCTACTCGTCGTAG
- the LOC109765190 gene encoding probable F-box protein At2g36090, with amino-acid sequence MPTTTVEDLPADVLACALRRLDGPSLAAASCAMAGLRALAADPETWRALCLAQWPSLGLETLLEKHSILGSPAVSPQRLFADAFPFPSTSTSTDAAAADQCLPGELVSAVDIYQNGTPRPLFSRVVETSTSSSWFLASPFRVDAVECKDPVPVRVASFSPAELELSWIVVDPRSGRAVNVSSRRAVAVDRHWYTGETLVRYAVVLGGSKFEATVTCSEEAGCLTLREVGLTVEDADGAAVSGEGSLRLLAAAMEGSRRKGGERERYEAKRMYEEFVRSKRGRKESKARREVLVDLCCSAVSAVAVLSFLASVVLR; translated from the coding sequence ATGCCGACGACCACGGTGGAGGACTTGCCCGCCGACGTGCTGGCCTGCGCGCTGCGCCGCCTGGACGGCCCCTCCCTGGCCGCCGCGAGCTGCGCAATGGCAGGCCTCCGCGCCCTCGCCGCGGACCCGGAGACGTGGCGCGCGCTCTGCCTCGCGCAGTGGCCGTCGCTAGGCCTGGAGACCTTGCTGGAAAAACACAGCATCCTTGGCTCTCCGGCCGTCTCTCCGCAGCGCCTCTTCGCCGACGCCTTCCCCTTCCCGTCCACTTCCACTTCCACGGATGCCGCCGCAGCCGACCAGTGTCTCCCCGGTGAGCTGGTCTCCGCCGTGGACATCTACCAGAATGGCACGCCCCGGCCCCTCTTCTCCCGGGTGGTGGAGACCTCCACGTCGTCCTCGTGGTTCCTGGCCTCGCCCTTCCGGGTGGACGCCGTGGAGTGCAAGGACCCGGTGCCGGTGCGGGTGGCCTCGTTCTCCCCGGCGGAGCTGGAGCTGAGCTGGATCGTGGTCGACCCCCGGAGCGGGCGGGCGGTGAACGTGTCGAGCCGGCGTGCGGTGGCCGTGGACAGGCACTGGTACACGGGCGAGACGCTGGTGCGGTACGCGGTGGTGCTGGGCGGGAGCAAGTTCGAGGCCACGGTCACCTGCTCGGAGGAGGCCGGATGCCTTACCCTCAGGGAGGTCGGCCTGACAGTGGAGGACGCCGACGGCGCggcggtgagcggcgaaggcagCCTGCGGCTCCTCGCGGCCGCGATGGAGGGATCGAGGAGGAAAGGAGGGGAGAGGGAAAGATACGAGGCGAAGAGGATGTACGAGGAGTTCGTGAGGAGCAAGAGGGGCAGGAAGGAGTCCAAGGCGAGGCGGGAGGTGCTCGTCGACCTGTGCTGCTCCGCCGTCAGCGCCGTCGCCGTGCTCAGCTTCCTTGCCTCAGTCGTGCTCCGGTAG